In one Pleomorphomonas sp. T1.2MG-36 genomic region, the following are encoded:
- a CDS encoding DUF2059 domain-containing protein — protein MHRTLNLLRRPLAAAMVIAALASPALSEDFTESHLAAARETIAAAHASEQFNEILLVLAEQTKALFQRSNPGATKDIEEVVGAVALDLAKRRPDLDRELERVWAGRFSEDELKQITAFFSSPIGEKYGQLAPVIIQDSMRSAGIWRDALSTEILTRSRDELNKRGYSF, from the coding sequence ATGCACCGGACCCTGAACCTTCTCCGCCGCCCGCTGGCGGCGGCCATGGTGATCGCCGCGCTGGCGTCTCCGGCACTGTCTGAGGACTTCACCGAGTCCCATCTCGCCGCGGCCCGTGAGACCATCGCCGCCGCCCATGCTTCCGAGCAGTTCAACGAAATCCTGCTCGTGCTCGCCGAGCAGACCAAGGCCTTGTTCCAGCGTTCCAATCCCGGAGCCACCAAGGACATCGAGGAAGTCGTGGGCGCCGTTGCCCTCGATCTTGCCAAGCGCCGCCCCGATCTCGATCGCGAGCTTGAGCGCGTCTGGGCCGGCCGGTTCAGCGAAGACGAACTGAAGCAGATCACCGCCTTCTTCAGCTCGCCGATCGGCGAGAAATACGGCCAGCTTGCGCCGGTTATCATTCAGGACTCCATGCGCTCGGCCGGCATCTGGCGCGACGCCCTGTCGACGGAGATCCTCACCCGGTCTCGCGACGAGCTGAACAAGCGCGGCTACAGCTTCTGA
- the gph gene encoding phosphoglycolate phosphatase (PGP is an essential enzyme in the glycolate salvage pathway in higher organisms (photorespiration in plants). Phosphoglycolate results from the oxidase activity of RubisCO in the Calvin cycle when concentrations of carbon dioxide are low relative to oxygen. This enzyme is a member of the Haloacid Dehalogenase (HAD) superfamily of aspartate-nucleophile hydrolase enzymes (PF00702).) yields the protein MRPVVVFDLDGTLLDTGPDLLRALNRTLDGEGLAGLGRADVAGLFGHGARALIGEGFRRSGRVPDDARLPELVDRFIAFYGAEIAVETRPYPGLVEALARLSRRGIGLAVCTNKREALSHAVLKGTGLAPLFAAVVGGDSLPEQKPHPRPLLEAIARAGGTPDAAVMVGDSETDVATARAAALPVVAVTFGYGGRPATEFGADAVISHYDELDGAIDALLPG from the coding sequence ATGCGCCCGGTTGTCGTTTTCGATCTCGATGGCACGCTTCTCGACACCGGCCCCGATCTTCTGAGGGCCCTCAACCGAACGCTCGACGGCGAGGGTCTGGCCGGCCTCGGCCGTGCGGACGTGGCGGGTCTGTTCGGGCACGGTGCGCGGGCGCTGATCGGCGAAGGGTTCCGCCGCTCCGGACGCGTGCCGGACGATGCCCGGCTGCCCGAACTGGTCGACCGTTTCATCGCCTTCTACGGAGCGGAGATCGCGGTGGAAACGCGCCCCTATCCGGGCCTCGTCGAAGCGCTCGCCCGCCTCTCCCGGCGTGGCATCGGCCTTGCGGTCTGCACCAACAAGCGGGAGGCGCTCAGTCACGCGGTACTCAAGGGGACGGGTCTCGCGCCCCTGTTTGCGGCGGTGGTCGGCGGGGACAGCCTGCCGGAACAGAAACCGCATCCGCGGCCGCTGCTCGAGGCGATCGCCCGGGCCGGTGGCACGCCGGACGCCGCAGTGATGGTCGGCGACAGCGAAACGGACGTCGCCACCGCGCGCGCCGCCGCGCTCCCCGTCGTCGCCGTCACCTTCGGCTACGGCGGGCGCCCGGCGACCGAGTTCGGCGCCGATGCCGTCATAAGTCATTACGATGAGCTCGATGGGGCCATCGACGCGCTTCTGCCGGGTTGA
- a CDS encoding DUF6766 family protein, with protein MRVFLRDNGLTVALMAMFLISAVGMILAGHASYNEELTNHNVPAVGLLAYLGTGAFLSALFENWESEFLQMSVYVILTAMLFQRGSAESRDPDNPDRPGDELPPALHRRHPILSWLYSNALGLTLAALFAVSFFLHWWSSYVAANEEAARHGGELLSFGAYFLDAQLWFESFQNWQSEFLSTAVLVVLSIFLRHQGSPESKPVGASNTETGA; from the coding sequence GTGAGAGTCTTTTTGCGGGACAATGGGCTGACGGTCGCTCTGATGGCGATGTTCCTGATCAGTGCCGTTGGCATGATCCTGGCCGGCCATGCCAGCTACAATGAGGAGCTCACGAACCACAACGTACCGGCCGTCGGCCTTCTTGCCTATCTCGGCACAGGCGCTTTCCTGTCGGCGCTATTCGAAAATTGGGAAAGCGAGTTCTTGCAGATGTCGGTCTACGTCATCCTGACGGCCATGCTGTTCCAACGCGGTTCGGCGGAATCGCGCGATCCCGACAATCCCGATCGACCGGGTGACGAGCTGCCGCCCGCGCTGCATCGGCGTCATCCCATCCTGTCCTGGCTCTATTCGAACGCACTCGGTCTCACGCTTGCCGCCCTGTTTGCGGTGTCCTTTTTCCTGCACTGGTGGTCGAGCTACGTGGCGGCCAACGAGGAAGCTGCCCGGCACGGTGGCGAGCTTCTGTCGTTCGGCGCCTATTTCCTGGATGCCCAGCTCTGGTTCGAGTCCTTCCAGAACTGGCAGTCGGAGTTTCTGTCGACCGCCGTACTGGTGGTGCTGTCGATCTTCCTGCGGCATCAGGGCTCGCCGGAATCGAAGCCGGTCGGCGCCTCCAACACCGAGACCGGAGCGTAG
- a CDS encoding MgtC/SapB family protein: MPQSLADEFSFEFPLPIEVLLLRTLGAALLCGLIGLERGAHKNPAGLRTNMLVGLAVATFCMITLYMMETLGDGNAAMRFDPIRLVEAVTAGITFLAAGVIVFTKGDVKGLTTGASMWLSGAIGLACGLGLWPVALLASFAGIVILWLLRHLQSATGLKDE; this comes from the coding sequence ATGCCTCAAAGTCTTGCCGACGAATTCAGTTTCGAGTTTCCGTTGCCGATCGAGGTCCTGCTGCTGAGAACGCTTGGCGCCGCCCTTTTGTGCGGCCTGATCGGGCTTGAACGGGGCGCTCACAAGAATCCGGCCGGTCTCAGGACCAACATGCTGGTCGGGCTGGCCGTCGCCACCTTCTGCATGATCACCCTCTACATGATGGAGACGCTGGGCGACGGGAATGCCGCGATGCGGTTCGATCCGATCCGGCTGGTCGAGGCGGTTACCGCTGGGATTACCTTTCTGGCGGCCGGCGTCATCGTTTTCACCAAGGGCGACGTGAAGGGGCTGACGACCGGCGCCAGCATGTGGCTTTCCGGCGCCATAGGCCTCGCCTGCGGTCTCGGCCTGTGGCCGGTTGCGCTGCTGGCCAGCTTTGCCGGCATCGTCATTCTCTGGCTGCTCAGGCATCTGCAATCCGCGACCGGCCTCAAGGACGAGTGA